TGCTGGATCTTTAATGTTGCATCCACCGCTGAATTAAGCAGTGTTTGCTTTTCAAACCTTccacatttgtatttttagctCCGTTTTGGCATCACTTTTTTGGTTGGAATATATAACACACTGGGTTGTTTAGAGTGCCTGGACCGAGTTCAGCTGATGTGTAACTCCACGGGCTGGAGCAGAAGCTCCGTTCAAGGTGAATTACGCTCTATGGGGCCAAGGAAATACAGCTTCTGTAGAAAGGCAGCCCAACTCCTTCAGTAAACGCTACACTATTTCCATCCATGGTTATTCCTTTGTGGTTTGGGTTATGTATTTACATTTTACGGAATAAATACTACAGCTTTCCCCATGACTAACACTTCTTAGTAACCAGGGAGCTACTCAAATACGCTCTTGCCTCCTACGAGACCCCAAACcacactgctctgccttggctctctggccccagcacaggggcaTGGTTAACCAGTGTTACATAAGCAATTTTTGGGATCTCAGCTCAGCAGGATGGCTGAGGAGAGGTGCTGGATGCCGTGCCACTGAATTCCTCCAGGACAGACATTTCCAGCACGGCCACTCTCTGATCCTTACAAAACCCAAGTGAGGTCTTCAGACAAAGAGAGGAACATACCCCCCAAAGAGGGAGCTGGTTGCTTTTCCCAGTCCAGAGGTCTGTTTCAGGAACAGCACTATACAGGCCCTCATGTAAACTTTGTTTATAGACTGGAgtattttcaatgaaaatgttatttaacttaaaaaaagtTGCACAGCAGCTACTCccaaaattgtttttccttgttAAGAATAACACACAGTGTGATACATTTGAAATGGTGATAGCAATATTTCACAAATTTTGATGGATTCATAGTCCAAATACCTTGCTAACAgatgtttcttttaaactcGGAGTGGTATAGGAATAACTCAGAGATATTACAGTGTCAGCACTGCCTTTTATCTGTGCGTGTCCTTTCAGTGACATCCCTGGGCTTTTCTAATGCATGGGTCAGGtctgagctaaaaaaaaaaaaagtgaaatatgaaAAGAAGGCGTCTCTGATGGTGTGTGAGctctggggcagtgctgggaggacACCAAGGCACTGGTGTGGGTTTGCTGCactcaggcacagcagccccgGTGGTTTGTGGCCACAGTCATCATTTCTGAGCTGGTTTTTGGTTGTGGTTAATTGATGAGCTTAGGAGTTCCCATGGCCACTCCATGACCACATCTTTTGGTCTCATAAATTAACTGTGTTCTCACTGTGGGTGACAGTTTGCCCAACACAAAGGGATACCCCAGCAGGGCAAAGGAACAGATTTTAATGCCCTGGTGGAGCTGGCTTGATTTAACATGGGGTTGCTCAGTCTTCTCTATGTCTCCAAAGGATGGTGCATCTGTCATACTTCCTTCAGAGGGtctttccccagagctgccttctcCACACTGTGTTCATACATCACACCCAGTAGgtaatagaatcacagaatatcctgagatccacaaggatcaccaagtccaaatcctggtcctgcacaggacagccccaagaatcccaccctgtgcctaAATGTGCTGTGTCCAGTTAATGTGTGCTAATGGTAAACCAGTTTGTCCCAAAACCCCTTCTGGGGAGCAGCCTCAAGCCTTGGGAAGTCTGGTTCTTACTCTCAGCCCAAAGCTGGCCCAGAGCAATTCTGGGGTTGAACTGAGGCAGGGAGCATCTTTCCTCCCGGAGACCCCTGTCCGTACCTGTCTGGGGCCACCAGCTGTGGCCGTACACAGCCCGTGCGGGGCTGGGAAGGCGCCTGCTGCACACCCTCGGTGGGGTCCGGGAACCCGGcctggagggaagggggagagggggCTGCTATtcaggcagccagggagaaggaagagaaaatctgGAGGACGAGAGGGAATCCAGGACAGGCACTGGGGATAACCCCCGGTGCTGGCAACGGACTACCAACCCCCGAGAGGGGACCCTCGGGGCTGGCGGGTGGCGAGAGCACAGGAGAAATCCGCGCTCTGCCGCCGTGCCTTTGGCCGCGCAGCTGCTTCTGGTTCCCAagctctccctcccttctcGTCGGGGGACAGCCGACGAGAGTTTCCCGAGTTTCCCGTCCCGagcctcccttcccagcccggTCCCTCGGGGAGCGCCGCGGAGCAGCCCGCTCCCCGCGGTGCCCCGACCTCCCCGGGGACCCCGCCCCGGCCGTGCGGGGACAGGGCGGGGCGGGAGGGTCCCCCGGGGATGCACCTGAGCGGCGCGGGGGATCCCGGGGGCACCTCGCCGACCCCGTCCCGCGCCCCGAGGGTCCGAGCGCGGCCGCTCCGCCGGGGGTCCCCGCGCTCCCCCCGCTGCCGGGCGCGGGCGGCGGAGCGGGCAGGGCCGtcccccgcggggccgggccgggccgggggcgggccgggggcggcgggccgggccgggccgggccgggctggcgGCGAGCGCGGCTCCACGTGACTGCGGGGCCGGCAGAAAaccggggccggcggcggcggcggctgcaCTGCGCCGGGCGGCGATCGCGGGAGGCGCTCGGCAGCCGCTGCCCCGGGGCTTTCGGCGCGCTGGGTCCGGGCTGGCTCTCCAGAATCATGGACTGTGCTGATATGCCTTGCTTGCTGTCAGTGAGTACAGCCCTCTTCTTCCTCCGCCTCGCTCCTCGCTTTTTGTTTTCATCGCAGggctttatatttttttaaattttttttaattttttttttttttaagaaaaacttttGGTTGTTCTTATCGCGGTGTCCCCTCCCGGGGTCTGGCGGCGCATTCGAACCGGCggctgcagaggggcagagctgcgCGCCCCTTCCTTCCCCGCCGGGCTCCACCGCCGCTGGTGCCgctcccgtcccgtcccgtcccggcggggcagcggggccgggatGCGCCGGGAACCCGCCTGCCCGAGGGGGCTGCGGGGCTGCGGACAGCCCGGGCACGGCGGCCGGTCCCTGCCCGCCGGGGCGCGCCGGTTGCCGCTCGAATGGGGGCTGCTCCCCGTGTCCTTTTGCCATTTATCATTACTATTATtgctactattattattattattatttttaagtttattCGGAAGAGGAGGGGGGTTTCGCTTCTCATCCTGACTTTCCTTCTTGTTTGTTATCGTATTTTTTACACCCCAGAGACACCATGATTCCTGGTAACCGAATGCTGATGGTCATCCTACTATGCCAAGTCCTTCTAGGAGGTACTAACCATGCTAGCCTAATCCCTGAGACCGGCAGGAAGAAAGTGGCAGAGCTTCAGGGACAAGCCGGATCCGGACGCCGCTCTGCCCAAAGCCATGAACTCTTGCGGGGTTTCGAAACAACTCTGCTGCAGATGTTTGGGCTCCGAAGGCGGCCTCAGCCCAGCAAGTCAGCCGTCATTCCTAGTTACATGCTGGATCTCTATCGACTCCAGTCcggagaagaggaggaaagccTCCAGGAAATTAGCCTGCAGTACCCTGAGCGATCGACCAGCCGGGCAAACACCGTGAGGAGTTTCCACCATGAAGGTCAGTGATGGGAGGCGGTAAATTCCCAGCCCCGGTAGCGATCGGGATTTCCTTGCGTTTGGAAGCTCACAAATGCCTTTAGAAGCAGGACGTGCCCGGCCCTAAATTTATGGGAGGAaaaccacccccccccccacccccagcctgccGTGTGTGGGTGACAGGCGTGCTGCTCGCTATTTTTTCCAGCATCCTGTGCTTAACCCGAGCTTGACCATATTTTGAAGTGCTTTTGCTTCTGTTGACAACAGCGAGTTTCCTTCGGTGCCTCTGCCTCGGGGTCACTGCCTGGGCTCGCGTGGATTTAATGGCTCTGGATCGGATGCGGGAGTAAAGCGAGGGCGGGATCTCGCCCCTGGAGTGTTTCTTTTGAACTATCAAAGCAATTGCTGCCTGCTTTTActcttaagaaaaaagaaaaaaaaatccccccaaaccccGACTCAAATTTAATACTTACAGCTGTGTGTTTATAAGGTTTATTCAATAGACCCTTGTAATCTGATCCAAATGTTTCCTAGCGgatgtttcttttccaaagtaAATCTGAATTATTAATCCAGCCGCATCATTACTGCGTTGGaatttgcttctctttctccccctgccccccgTAACAAGGCACCTCTGTGCTCCGTGGCGCCGCATCTCGCCGGGGAGATGATTTTGGAGAGACTGGGGGAGgaaaaactgaagggaaaaagccTCCCTGAACGGGGGAGGCGAGTTGGGAAGGGGTGGAGTGCTCGAGACGCGGGTGAGCCAGCGGTGCCGGGGCAGGAGCCGCTCCCGGTGCGGCCGGGAGGGATGCGTGGGGGATGCGGAGAGGAGCCGGTGGCTGCCGGGCAGGTGGAGCGTGGGtgtgagctgtggctgtgccgGGGCCGTGTGCCCCGAGGCTGACGTGCTCTCGTTTGCTTGTCTTACCTCTTcccccccttccctgctctcctccagagcacctggagaCCGTCCCGGGTCCCAGCGAGGCGCCCCGGATCCGCTTCGTCTTCAACCTCAGCAGCGTGCCGGAAAACGAGGTGATCTCCTCGGCGGAGCTGCGGCTGTACCGGGAGCAGGTGGAGGAGCCGAGCACGGCGTGGGAGAGGGGCTTCCACCGGATAAACATTTACGAAGTGATGAAGCCGCTGTCGGAGCGCGCCCAGGCCATTACGCGCCTGCTGGACACGAGGCTGGTGCACCACAACGTAACGCGCTGGGAGAGCTTTGATGTGAGCCCGGCCGTGATCCGGTGGACCAAGGACAAGCAGCCGAACCACGGGCTGGTGATCGAGGTCACCCACCTCCACCACGCACAGACTCATCAGGGCAAACACGTCAGGATTAGCCGATCTTTACCTCAAGGGCGTGGGGACTGGGCGCAGCTCAGGCCGCTCCTGGTCACTTTTGGGCACGACGGGCGAGGCCACGCTCTGACCCGCAGAGCCCGCCGGAGCCCCAAGCACCAGCGTTCCcgcaagaacaaaaaaaactgCCGCCGCCATGCCCTCTATGTGGATTTCAGCGACGTGGGCTGGAACGACTGGATCGTGGCACCCCCGGGCTACCAGGCGTTTTACTGCCACGGGGACTGCCCCTTCCCTCTGGCCGACCACCTCAACTCCACGAACCACGCCATCGTGCAGACGCTGGTGAACTCCGTGAACTCCAGCATTCCCAAGGCCTGCTGCGTGCCCACGGAGCTCAGCGCCATCTCCATGCTCTACCTGGATGAGTATGACAAGGTGGTCCTGAAAAACTACCAGGAGATGGTGGTGGAGGGGTGCGGGTGCCGCTGACCTCTCCTTTCCCCGCCgccctctcctccccttctctctccctcccgTCCCACCCCAGAACTGCTTGCTATAGCTGGACTCTTCTCTAAACTAAACGTTCACCTTGACCTTATTTATGACTTTATGTGCAAATGTTTTTGACAATAATGATCATATATTttgacaaaatatatttataactacatattaaaagaaaaaaataaaatgagtcATTATTTTAAAGGTAAATGCATTTTGTGTCTCGCctctcagggtgctgctgaggCCGTGCTGGCTGGGAGTGCAGCCGGGAGTTTATTTTGTCTCCTTATCTTCTTACCCCactctctccttctccactcCTTTCCCCCCCACCCTCTTTTCACTTAAAGGCTTTGCAAATTTTAGTCTTTCTATTTCTCGCCGAGGTTCCGCGGATctcctggtgctggggctgtgccacgTGGGAGATGAGGGTCCGTGGAGATTTAAGAGCCGCTGGGAATAGAGCCGACCTTGCTAACCTGGCCCAAGCCTTTCCAAAGCAACCCAccaaaaatgcatttgaaaagaaGGTGAAGATTTACCTGAGGGCTTTATGCTAAACCCGCTGGGTTTTATACCCTTGCTCTGACTTCAGGATTCCCCAGGTTTTAAAACTATTAAcattttccccccctcctcccctccccactgGAGATTGGGAAGCTTCAAAGGTTTCCACAGGTCCTTTGAAGATCAAATCACTCCATTacaatgccaaaaaaaaaaaaaaagaaaaaaaaaagatatctgGAGCAGTTAAATATGTGTTAGCTAATAGCTACCTGTGCTGTGTCCTTTCTAAATTGCTTCCGAGCAGGAAGGTGATTGGAGCTGAGCAGGTACAGTTGGAGGTGTGATGGGCCTTGAAAACCCTGCCTCAAATGCATTGGAGGGGCTTGGAAAACAGGGAGCTGTGCCTAGGATGGGTGGTGTGGGGCCACGTGGGAGTGGGGAATGGACAGCAGGGTGAAGGGTGCGTggtgctttcttttccttccccccttttttttttccttcttttcctttaatgaTTGAACCTTTCCAACCCTCCGAAAGGGGCAGCTTAGTTGAAACCAATAAAAACTGGAGCGGAAAGCTTGCCAAAAGCTTTGGCTCCCTGAAGAGTGCAGGTGGAgagaggagatgggagctgcGGGGGGGAAAGAGAGCATGACCCTGTGGTtctcttggaaagaaaaatccccaGCCCTCGACCTCCTCTGTGCCATGAGGCTTTCCCAGCCCTCCATCCCAGCCGTGTTCAGGCCACAGGGTCCCATCTGAGAGCCCTCGGGTGTCTCCGGGTGCTGGGGGGTCCTCCCAGGCTCCCAGTGCCCCATGGAGGAGCGATGGGTGTTGGGTCTCCGGGGCCCCCTCGGCCCCGAGCTGACACTCTCATTCCTGCCTTTAGAAGGGAAATGTGTGGCCTGGGGCATCGGCGACCTGCTGCCTCCCCTTTGATGCCTGCATATCAGACATAGCCATGccaaagaaagaatttcattttgaagtGGCATCAGCTAAAGGCGAGCGCCTTTCAGCTGCCTGACAGGGCAATTACACACATCTCCCTCGATAACCCCGGCTGCTGCGGGGTCGGCTGGGAAAAGGGGGCTCCGGgcccccaggcagccctggatgtggggcagccacagtggGAGGGTACATcgaggaaaaaaaattaaagaaaatcacCGTGACTTTACTAAAAAGAAAGAGGCTTCTCCCAGGTTCGCTTCCCTGTTGGTCGGTGCATcccgggctgtcccgaggctgtCAGGGTGGTGTGGAGCTGCATCTGCACAAATGCCTCTTGGATTTAGGTCATTCTCCTGGAGGAGCCTCCTGCTTTGCTGCGTTCCTGCTGCTTTATGGAGCTGTTTATTTTGGTGCTTCTTTTTGCATTGCGTTTCAATGATGAAATCAAAGCTTTGACCCTGTGGAGGCACAGGCACTTGCTTTTCTGTAGGTGCTCTTGTCCTGAGGCCTTTGGGAGATTTTCCTTTGCCTGGGCTGCTGAGATCCTACATGGGGTGTTCTGCTCAGAAAGTGTAGGAAAAAAGtcaactgtttaaaaaaaagtattttaattgtGTAAAATTTATAGGAATCTAAAGTGTGGTTATAAACCTGCTGACAGTAAATGTGATCTCAGGAACAAAATACTCATGGATGCATTAGGGAATTTATTCATAACTGCTCAACTTCTGTATTTTACACAGAACACAGGGGTTGAGGGTTCCCCTCCTCGTGTGTGTCCTTGTCACACATGGGAGGCAAACTGCTGCACAGCCTTGTGTGATTGGAGAGCCTTAGCTAAATGCTCAAACTGCTAAAtcattttaaaataggaaaaccCACCAAAACTGAAGTGAAGTCAGAATGAGTCCCTTTCAAGTTTCCATGGGACAGCTGgtggtgttttttccccccacttcaGTTTGTGCTATGTTTTAATGGTGTTGACCTGAGTTTTCTTCACCATCCTGGCAAGGAGGAGCAGGGTTGCTTTTGGGAAGCTGGGAGTGAAGTATCAGTGTTGGAGGGACCCTGAAATTCCTCACAGTGTTTCTGGCCATTGTTTTGTGCATTTCTTGCAGCAGTTATGGGGTTTAATCCCATGCTGGAATTAATGTGGTGGCTGACCTTGTTTGACAAGTGCTCTGTGCCATAGAAGTGCTGGTTTGGTTCGAGCAGGGCAGACCTGGAGTGAAGCTTAATATCAGGCAACAAGTGCTTATCTTTGCTTAAAAATATGACAAATGTATCATGCCATCATCCCTCTGACTGTGGAACTTACTCTTTGCAAATGTGACTGATTTCAGAGCgagagctgtgtttgtgttggCCGGTGCAGGGATCCCTGGGAGGGCTGAGATAAGGCAAATCAGTTTGATCCCCCCTTACTCAGTCCAAGCTGTGAACCAAAGGGGAGCAGGTTGAAGGTGGGTGTGCAGCCACTTCCCACCATCTGGTGTCCTTCTGGTGGCTGTGCCCATGGACCAGCATTGCCAGAAGTGTGAGCTGCCTGGGAGATGGACTGCAGCTCACCACGATGAGACTTCTctgtgccttccccaggaaGGCAGTGCCTTTGGATACCTAAAAAGTACTGTCTGTGTGGCTGATGGATATAGAAAATAAGGAGAAGAGCTCAGTGGGGTTtgccagctccctgtgctccaaTGGTCActgtggtggtgatggtgagAGCCACTGGATGCTTTGGAATGATGTTTTGCACAGGTGAGAGTGTGGGTTCAGGTGTGCAGGAAAACAGGGTCCCAGGCTCTGCCGTGTGTCAGGAGCTCCCCCCGGAGACCTGTGGTTACACTGAGCCCATCTCCAACCCTTTCCCTGTAGGCTTTAGGATCCCAAGAGTCTTCAGGCAGGACTTTCTTGTTCCAGCTGTAAATCCAGCCCCAATCCAAGTTTGCAGCATCACACTGGGCaaagctgctgccccagagaTGCCGTGGCTGAGGAGgctgcacagccagccaggCTTTGCTTGTAGCCACAGGGGCAGAGgctttgcaaattattttctaaaaatgcagATGGGTTTGGAAGAGAAGCACCAAGGTTTGCACGATGCTAttctgggaggagcagagccagcaaagGAAGATTgggcccttccctgctgcagtgcttgGACACCTCTGGTAAACTTCTCACCCATCACAAAGTGAGGAGCACAGTCAGGCTGGGAGGGCTTGGAAATCTTGGCATCAACAGAGGCTTTGTTCTCTTTATCCTGGGGTTTCATGGCATGAAAGCAGGTCTGAAGGTCCTCTGCTGTGGAGTCTGTATCTGGAATCACAGGACTAAAACAGGTAAGAGGAGATATCCCTGACCCCCTGTAGAGAAAGTTTTTGAGCACACAGAGATGAAGAGGCTTGGCCAGAGTCATGTGtgaagagcaggcagagccagaagAGGTATCTGACCCCTCAGTCCCTGTCCTGTGGGATGGCAGAAAACTCTTCTCTGGTCTGGAGTCGGGCCTCCTGCAGATCCATCACTTCACCTCAAACCAGAGGTGGATTCCTGTATAATACAATGGAGAGGAAGCTACAAAGTCCCTGTTTTTTTCTAGGCAGGAGTGATAATGACAGGGAGCATTAGAAATGGCCCAGACAATGCTCATCCACTTCATGGATCCTGCACTCAAGTCTGAAAGTGTAAAACAGGACTTTCAATAC
This sequence is a window from Serinus canaria isolate serCan28SL12 chromosome 5, serCan2020, whole genome shotgun sequence. Protein-coding genes within it:
- the BMP4 gene encoding bone morphogenetic protein 4 — translated: MIPGNRMLMVILLCQVLLGGTNHASLIPETGRKKVAELQGQAGSGRRSAQSHELLRGFETTLLQMFGLRRRPQPSKSAVIPSYMLDLYRLQSGEEEESLQEISLQYPERSTSRANTVRSFHHEEHLETVPGPSEAPRIRFVFNLSSVPENEVISSAELRLYREQVEEPSTAWERGFHRINIYEVMKPLSERAQAITRLLDTRLVHHNVTRWESFDVSPAVIRWTKDKQPNHGLVIEVTHLHHAQTHQGKHVRISRSLPQGRGDWAQLRPLLVTFGHDGRGHALTRRARRSPKHQRSRKNKKNCRRHALYVDFSDVGWNDWIVAPPGYQAFYCHGDCPFPLADHLNSTNHAIVQTLVNSVNSSIPKACCVPTELSAISMLYLDEYDKVVLKNYQEMVVEGCGCR